The sequence below is a genomic window from Montipora capricornis isolate CH-2021 chromosome 14, ASM3666992v2, whole genome shotgun sequence.
acactaggcgataagtcacTGCCACAAGTCGCAGAGACAAGTCGCCACAACATTCGCCTCGTGTGACATTGCCTCTGCAGCAGAATTTTGTCGCacaaattcaaaccagtttgaatttgtgTGACTAATCCCAAGAACAAAATTAGCAagagcagcgttgtcgcattgtgcgtacacttccggcaacaagtcgctacgacaaaatataaatgaaccaatgacaGAACGTCATATGGTCAGCAACATTGAATTacaaaactagttcacattccccttcATATGAAATCACTGCATGTGCACCGAAAGGGTGCTGTGTCGCagcaacttgttttgcaagcTGTACACACAGAGcaacttgtcgcctagtgtgtcccacCCTTAAGTGATCAAAGTTTTAagactttttttcaaaaagagaCCTGTTTATCTCAActagaattttcctatttaatagtCTGCCAATACTACAACTTTAAGACCTTGAGAGAGcaaaatcaaggagaaaatgacaataaaggctcactagtttaagaatgcaatgggtGTGTACGCTGCAGATTTAATATGCAGAACCAGAGTTTTGGGCAATACACATGTAATAAACTGCATTCACAATCTCAAATTTGAAGCTACagtagtgagcctttgatgtcattttcccctggatccaaccctctgatcatgaggtccaatcggtcaatACTGAATGTGCTCGTGATGgcagactgtgaaatccaaaatttacattctaagtaaacagcctttggataaaattcaaagctcaaaattttgccagtcaggtgttaagcaaacacactttcaaaatctcaagaaaaaaaggaagtgattttctgttttttttttttttaatcacaggggcAAATAAATTTTACTAGATTGAGAATCTTGTTTTGGATCCTGGACAATTTATTATGCTCGGGTTCGTACAAACTGATTTAAGAAAAAACCGCAGCTGGTGACAATACAACAGAACATGCATTAAGTCCCCTACAAGGCGTATCACCTGGCCAAACACACAGATCTAAAAAGTATTATGTTGATCCCAACCCACCAGTAATTTTCCAGGAAGAGTTGCAAAATCATAAGTTgcaagaaataacaaaataacgtaTAGGATCTGACATTAGTCAGAGTACCTGTAAACTGATCGTATGGCATAATTTACGACAGATCAGCTTGTAGGAATGGGCATCATGTTCTGAAAGGCATCATTTATACAAGTCGACTGGGTGACTCTGATCTCTACCTTCATGAAAGTTTCCTTGAGGTATCCCCAAATTTACAAAATTGAGAGGGGGTGGGAGGAAGCGGTCCGGAGTAAATTTATAGGAGGGGTGATGCGCGTTGATATCTCCGAAGCAGTCGACGCTGGATTTACTAGAGAGGTGTTCCAGTCAGAAGCATTTTCACAATTTTGATTACAAATTTTAGCAACTTCATTAAATTAACGTAAAAATTAACTTATGTAGGTGTAATATAATGTCCCTACCTTCAAACCGGAGAAAGGCTGGCTTGTTCCCGGGTCCTTGAGGATTTCCTTATCGAAAAAATTGAACCTTCGCCACTACAAGAACAGAACAAAATGGTTTTCATatttccaataatttttttttttaaagagacgAAATTCTGAGCTACGTACCTGTAACAACGCCATATAAAACCGCGCGCAAAGACGTCACTCTTTCGTTCATGAAGTATCCGCCATTTTAATTACATGGCTTCATGGGAAATATGAAACGTGGAGCCATATTtggaaattttgattgacagtttGCGTAATATGATGAAGTCACGCAAAGCACGCGCAGGACACCACTGAAGGAGcggccattttcttttgttctcgagTACTTCCTACAATCTAAACGACGTGGGAGCTTCATCGCAAATTGAAACTTTTTAGTGACCTAGGCGATTACATTTTTGTGGGTCATGTCAGCGACAATAGACCAGGTAAAAATTTCTTAGATCTGTGCATTTGTCTGTATTAGTAATCAACGTCGAAAACCAACAACGACTAATTCCAATTTCCTTTTGCATTCCACATAATTTTCTTCCCTCGTGTATTCGCAGCGACCCAAGGATCATGGTGGAAAAGGTACCATATAATATCTAAAGCATCATTTTAGAggggaaaaatatttttgtctaGTAATCTCCCTGCTCATCTCTGTCGCCATGAATTTCAGGTTATGCGAATAAGAATGGCGAACTACAGAATGTGGCGAACGAAGACCTCGATCGATACCTTCATCCGGGAACGAAGCAGGTGAgctttttgcgatatttgcctTTGAAACGTGTCCAGCTTGGATCATTTTCAATTCTGTAACCTTTCCTCATCGAAAGAATTTAACAAAGTCATCGTCACTAAGCGTTGccgtgttatttttctttttccgttcTCTCACGACCATGGCGTCTTGGCGAAATGGCCTCCGTTCGTCGTCGATTTCCTGGGTACGTGTTTAGGGCAATGAAAAGCAGTTGAACACTCAGCCAGTGAACACAAGCTTGCCCAGTCAGTTGACGGACACTTATTTGCCTCCATTTTATCCCAGTACAACGACTGGATCTAATACGGGACTGCCTCCGATGCCTTTTCCGTATCTGAATGCGGCAGGAATTAGCGACGGGACTTGGTCAACTGGTGTATCTTCGCTAAATCCCAATACTCTTTTCACTTCTTCGGGTTTCAGTGCGGTCGGAAATGGCGAACAGCTTTTGCCAGATCAGATGTTTAATCACAATGCTGGCGTTGCAGTTTCCTCAAACGCTTATTTAAGCAGTTTAGGGCACAGCTCCCAGGGACCGCCAGCTCTGTATTTCCCTGGGACATCAAATGACATCTCTTGGGGAGAGCAAACGCAAGCCTCTGGAGCGCCATTGCTTCCAAATTTTTACCAGCAACCACCACCTCCGACTTCAGAACACGAAGCCTTAAATCCAATTGGGGTCAACATTGACTCTTTCAAAGGAGAGGAGTTTGGCTCCTCAGGCAATGTGGAAAATGCGCTTTCTAGTTTGGCTCTTGCTGTGGATGACAAAGGAAAAGAAGGGATGAATGATAAAGGAAAGGTGACTAATGTATCAAATATTAGTACTACGGAGGTTAAACCAAAATCTTGGGCTGCAATAGCTAGTCAGCCTGCAAAACCGAAGCCAAAACTGCCACCACCAAAACCTAAACTGCCTCCTCCACCAACTTCTCAACAAGCTATGGCATCTACCAAAGTTGACTCTGGAAGCTGGGGAAATGCTGTGAAATCAGGGGTTTCAAAGCCTTCTATTGGTCGTGGCACTAGGCCCCGACCCAGCACTGCAGGAGGAACTGTCTCTGGAAATCCTGGATCTTCAAACCCACCTGTTACTCCTTCAGAGTCGGTTCCAGTGCTTGAAAAATTGAAAGCCAAGAATTGCTACAATCCAAGGGACTTCTCTCTTGAACAGAAACATGCCCGcttttttattatcaaaagcTACAGTGAGGACGATATTCATCGTTCAATCAAATACAGTGTGTGGACAAGCACAGAGCATGGAAATCGGCGTTTGAACGAGGCATTTAAAGAGCAGAAAGGTCATGGTGCTCCCACATATCTCCTCTTTAGTGTTAATGGGAGTGGACACTTTTGCGGTATGGCCATGATGATGTCAGAAGTGGATCTGGAGATTGAGACTGGTATTTGGTCTCAGGATAAGTGGAAAGGAAAGTTTGAGGTAAAGTGGTTCTATGTCAAGGATGTTCCTAACAATGCATTGCGTCACATTCGATTGGAAAATAATGACAACAAACCTGTGACAAATTCCCGGGATACACAAGAAGTGCCTCCTGAAAAGGGCAAACAAGTCATGAAGATCATTCACTCTTACAAGCACCAGACTTCAATCTTTGATGACTTTGGCCATTATGAGAAACGGCAGGATGAGGAATTTAAGAAGGTAAGCTTTCTACAATGGCATAATAATTAAATGTGTGTCAGtggcaaataataataattgtcattTGCCACTTATTATGCTGTGTAATTTAAGAGCTTATTTAGCATTTTATTGGCATGTGTTGAAAATTTTAATATTTCGTCTTGAAGGATTATCTTGGCAAACAAAGCTTACCAATATTATTCTAAAAGTTGCCCAAACTTAACCTGAAGGTGCTCTAGCTTAGTTTTGTTTTACTCCAGCAAGTTCAGTTATAATCACAAACTCAGTTGTTATTTTTTTGGATGAAGTGATGTTCATCAAACACTGGCTGATTGAAAGTGGTTTGGAGAAAGTGATTGGTTGTtaaaggtggctgaacacagtttttccatGGTCAGTTATTGCTGCCGTgatgagtgagcctgaagctaATGAATGCGTCAGTGCTCTAATCAGGAGAAGAACACACTTCTCTTTGAAACACAAgagattgtggtcaaaggcgcgAGGAATTAATTGTGGTTAAGTGCGAATTGAGGAATTAAGACGCGCGATCGGATCAAGCTTGCATTGCAGCCACAGCTTTTCACTGGACTGTAAGGCGATCTCTGTGGAAAAAAAGGGTCTGTAAAACATTTAGGATCCTTTCGATATTTGCAGTGAGagttttcaaagactacaagcAGTAGTTAGGACATCCTTCAGACTTCGTGAAATGTAATGTTTCTGGTATAACGGAGTCCAGAATCATTGACAAATTTTTCACTTATCACGAGGCTGAGACCGTGAGGGGGGCTATTTACGTTGTattgtttcctcagaaacgatgcGTACAGTTATTTTGACCGCAACTTATACCTTTTTAGAAAATCAAACAGATCACACTTACTCACAATGTATGATTCAAAGTCCACTGATGGGCAAAGTGTTTAATTTCAATCGGTCACATGAATCATCTTAGTATTTGGCGCTTATTAAAACTATGCTCATTTCCTCAAactgttttcattgttttctcaAGTGTGGTCTAGATGAGGGTCCTGTTTGTAATGACCCTGCTgcagacctattaaaatctcccttcaatttcGTGCATGAACTGTCATTCAATTACTGCAAGTATacttgaacatctcccttcccctcagcagcatttctaccatttaggtaaattaGTTTATTGAAGGCCAGCAtagattttgaaaatcaaaacaatacAACTACTGCGAAAAACTTTCCCCCCTTCTTGCGATGGTCTAGGAAATGCAGTATAAATTTGCTTCTGTTACAGAAatgaagtgaaaccaaaatgcTGCACATGCTCATTTGCTCAAAAATTTGTGATTGATGATTGatgttgctgcaaattattgttgtAAGACATCATTAGTACAGTGTATTTCTGCAGCACTTGTCGTAAGGctaccacaaaatgttttaatcaTTGTGTAGTGACATCTCTGCAACTTGTTCACAATATTTCGTAGTTCAGGGTGGATACTTTCTTGACACTTGTGATTGCCTATCATGACACCTGTTGATCACCTTGACCAGCAATGTGCAAACTTTTGAAGCAAAGTTGCTGGAGAAATTGACTCCTGTAACAGTGCCTTGCCTTGTTTGGGATAACGTCTAGAAATGTGCATAATTAGATGAATGACAATTTTGATAAGCATCACCAACTGTTCCCTTACTCTCCTCTCAAAGTTCATTACATGCATCTGGGATTACATACAATTAATGTCATAAAGTGTTCCCCAACTCCAGTCCTCAAGtgaagattaaaaaaatacttaaggacggtgcctactactgttattgcgcacacgttctgcgcatctccagatactcggatttcctatcggtgatgcttactaatgcagggatatttttgcgcggtttaaaactatgcagataaagtagatcttagtaagtactcttggtatccaaaaagaaaatgggggtaaccatgcattctttaaagatattgagcttcaatttgagaaggaTGCCATACGTTGCCTTGTATTTATAACTTTAGAGCTtcatacaaatattgttcataaattatctttgaaaaatgtgtggttggccccacttttctttttggattttaataagacttgggaagatctacctttcctgcataatcataaatcggggcaaaaataccattgaattattaggcaccgtccttaattgaccacttgtcataggggcttttcagggccattgaaacacaatgaatgaaacaacagaacacaacaacaactgttaagaatcccaactagcCGGAGGCAAATCCGTTGGCTATTAGAAAGTGTGGATGAGAAAtcgaaccagggactaccaggaacaaattcaacaagtggtcagaacgagtcttgaacctgggaactCCAGGTCTCAAGGCAAGCATCCTAACACTAGGCTGCACTGCCTCCAAGTTAACCACATCAAAAAATTAGGCTAACCCTTAGatttaccttattgttggaaaggGGTTGCAAATGCTTAGAGTTAAAGGCAAActtcttgttggatttcaacATTGGGTCTGCATCTAATTGCGTGGATTTCTAGACATGAGTGCGTTGT
It includes:
- the LOC138033592 gene encoding YTH domain-containing family protein 3-like, giving the protein MSATIDQRPKDHGGKGYANKNGELQNVANEDLDRYLHPGTKQGNEKQLNTQPVNTSLPSQLTDTYLPPFYPSTTTGSNTGLPPMPFPYLNAAGISDGTWSTGVSSLNPNTLFTSSGFSAVGNGEQLLPDQMFNHNAGVAVSSNAYLSSLGHSSQGPPALYFPGTSNDISWGEQTQASGAPLLPNFYQQPPPPTSEHEALNPIGVNIDSFKGEEFGSSGNVENALSSLALAVDDKGKEGMNDKGKVTNVSNISTTEVKPKSWAAIASQPAKPKPKLPPPKPKLPPPPTSQQAMASTKVDSGSWGNAVKSGVSKPSIGRGTRPRPSTAGGTVSGNPGSSNPPVTPSESVPVLEKLKAKNCYNPRDFSLEQKHARFFIIKSYSEDDIHRSIKYSVWTSTEHGNRRLNEAFKEQKGHGAPTYLLFSVNGSGHFCGMAMMMSEVDLEIETGIWSQDKWKGKFEVKWFYVKDVPNNALRHIRLENNDNKPVTNSRDTQEVPPEKGKQVMKIIHSYKHQTSIFDDFGHYEKRQDEEFKKGGKKVVGVKAP